The Sphingobacterium bambusae genome includes a window with the following:
- a CDS encoding trans-sulfuration enzyme family protein, with the protein MEKDQSKIIREQAPRSATREHSVPLYLTSSFIFDSAEQGRAIFAEEEEGMVYSRYANPNTTEFINKVCIMENAEAGLAFASGMAAVFASFAGFIRNGDHIVSSRAIFGSTHQLFTQLFPRWGVTHTYVDAVDSEAWEKAIQPNTKIVFLESPSNPGLELADLAFLGELKAKYPHIIFAIDNCFATPYLQKPLDYGFDLSIHSATKYMDGQGRVLGGVIVGMQELIDQLMFFIRHTGPAMSPFNAWVLSKSIDTLGLRMDRHCSNALALAETLEKHSEIVDVKYPFLPSHPQYELAVKQMKAGGGIVTFEVAGGKERAYRFLDSLKMILYTSNLGDARSIATHPGSTTHSKLSEEERLGLGIKPGSIRLSVGIEDKDDIIGDILQALEATK; encoded by the coding sequence ATGGAAAAAGATCAATCTAAAATCATTCGGGAACAGGCCCCGCGCTCAGCAACGCGGGAGCATTCGGTTCCGTTATATTTAACATCAAGCTTTATTTTCGATAGTGCTGAACAGGGGCGGGCAATTTTTGCGGAAGAAGAAGAGGGAATGGTTTATTCACGATATGCAAACCCAAACACCACAGAATTTATCAATAAGGTGTGCATCATGGAGAATGCTGAAGCTGGTTTGGCTTTCGCATCGGGCATGGCGGCCGTTTTCGCATCTTTTGCAGGATTTATCCGTAACGGAGATCATATTGTTTCTTCACGAGCAATCTTTGGGTCGACGCATCAGCTATTTACGCAGCTGTTTCCGCGTTGGGGTGTTACGCATACGTATGTGGATGCTGTAGATAGCGAAGCTTGGGAAAAGGCTATTCAGCCAAACACAAAAATCGTTTTCTTGGAGTCGCCTTCCAACCCCGGGTTGGAATTGGCCGATCTTGCTTTTTTGGGAGAACTAAAAGCGAAGTATCCGCATATCATCTTTGCTATCGATAATTGTTTTGCAACGCCCTACCTGCAGAAGCCACTGGACTATGGGTTCGATTTATCGATACACTCGGCCACCAAGTACATGGATGGTCAGGGGCGCGTGTTGGGCGGTGTCATCGTTGGTATGCAGGAGCTGATTGATCAGCTGATGTTCTTTATACGACACACTGGTCCGGCGATGTCTCCGTTTAACGCTTGGGTGTTGTCTAAAAGTATTGATACACTCGGTTTGCGGATGGATAGGCACTGCAGTAATGCGCTGGCGCTTGCCGAAACCTTGGAAAAGCATAGCGAGATTGTGGATGTTAAATATCCTTTCTTACCTTCTCACCCACAATATGAATTGGCCGTAAAGCAAATGAAAGCGGGCGGCGGAATAGTGACTTTTGAGGTGGCTGGAGGCAAAGAACGCGCTTACAGGTTTCTTGATTCCCTAAAGATGATTCTATACACCTCCAATTTGGGTGATGCGCGCTCGATTGCGACTCACCCCGGCTCTACTACGCATTCAAAGTTGTCGGAGGAAGAACGCCTTGGTCTGGGTATCAAGCCGGGAAGTATCCGTCTTTCCGTCGGTATTGAAGACAAGGATGATATTATTGGCGATATTTTGCAAGCACTAGAGGCGACAAAATAG
- a CDS encoding OmpP1/FadL family transporter, whose amino-acid sequence MKRLLLGLMLASPCLLWAQGSQVNTQSQKAVGMSGAGSALFIDEASIFYSPGALSKMDHNAITVGASGVMYRSAFQQMGSSDVHNTKFKITPPFAAFATFGPSNSWWKAGIGVYTPFGGSVDWGNEWPGRYELNHLQLRAIFIQPTVSFKITENFGIGGGFVYNFGQVDLSRSLPIANTDGQPAQAQLTGVGTGMGFNVGVHYHLENEFAVSLSYRSKVVTKLRDGDAEFTVPAAVAASFPNTTFDAELPLPASFNLGLAFPVGEKVDIAADATLIGYDIYKELVFDYQDNTPLLQDTRQVKNYQNAFSGKVGVNYQTTDHLALRAGAGYVYTPVQGPYVSPETPDNNRVMGSVGFTYDINDRWDITGAYVFQRLLERSVTSAATGLSGTYKTNIHAPGISLTYKW is encoded by the coding sequence ATGAAAAGATTACTACTCGGATTAATGCTAGCCAGCCCTTGCCTACTATGGGCACAAGGGTCGCAAGTAAACACACAAAGCCAAAAAGCCGTCGGGATGTCAGGCGCCGGCTCCGCACTATTTATTGATGAAGCCTCGATCTTTTATAGCCCAGGCGCGCTTTCAAAGATGGACCACAATGCCATCACTGTTGGTGCTAGCGGTGTAATGTATCGCTCAGCATTCCAGCAAATGGGCAGCAGCGACGTTCATAACACGAAGTTTAAGATCACACCTCCCTTTGCAGCGTTCGCGACCTTTGGCCCAAGCAACAGTTGGTGGAAAGCTGGTATCGGCGTATACACGCCGTTCGGGGGTTCCGTAGATTGGGGCAATGAATGGCCCGGCCGCTATGAGTTGAACCATTTGCAGCTGCGTGCGATTTTCATACAGCCCACAGTGAGCTTCAAAATCACCGAAAACTTCGGTATCGGCGGTGGTTTCGTGTATAACTTTGGACAGGTCGATCTTTCACGCTCCTTACCCATAGCCAATACGGATGGACAGCCTGCACAGGCACAACTAACCGGTGTAGGTACAGGCATGGGCTTCAACGTCGGCGTACATTACCACTTGGAAAATGAATTTGCTGTATCATTAAGTTATCGATCGAAGGTTGTCACCAAACTGCGTGATGGAGATGCCGAATTTACGGTGCCAGCGGCAGTCGCGGCATCCTTTCCTAACACAACCTTTGATGCGGAACTGCCCTTACCTGCTTCGTTCAACCTCGGACTAGCTTTTCCTGTAGGGGAAAAAGTGGACATTGCTGCAGATGCTACACTGATCGGGTACGACATTTACAAAGAATTGGTCTTCGATTATCAAGACAACACCCCTCTTCTGCAGGATACCAGACAAGTTAAAAACTACCAAAATGCCTTTTCTGGAAAGGTGGGCGTAAACTATCAAACCACCGATCATCTTGCTCTCCGTGCTGGTGCTGGCTATGTGTATACGCCTGTGCAAGGCCCGTATGTATCTCCCGAAACGCCGGACAACAACCGTGTGATGGGATCCGTGGGATTCACCTATGACATCAACGACCGTTGGGACATCACGGGAGCCTACGTCTTCCAGCGTCTCTTGGAGCGTTCGGTGACAAGCGCCGCCACAGGCCTCTCGGGAACGTACAAAACGAACATCCATGCACCAGGTATATCACTAACTTATAAATGGTAA
- a CDS encoding SGNH/GDSL hydrolase family protein, with protein MKRAFNHTSLYIGLAALALAASCKPEIDSFEAQAGEANFTKYIAVGNSLTAGFADGGLYLEGQDVAYPNLIAEQLKQVGGGEFRSPLFSEDQRNGSGYLQLAALVDGQPQMTNVTSNLAYRSSNRLTKFTGEIENLGVPGMRLDLAFAPQFGALNMYFERLLTDAEVNQRTYFDFAGGRNHTFFSFWLGNNDVLGYAMNGAVQNPQDPTTTLTSVNTFNTRYTAFIDKLTENQQKGVVATIPTVTSIPYFNTVTTARLEAGVSASTGGQFTKIYIQTATGPREATSEDLFTLTFPTDTLGKTSNGIPGYGLIQLNPLADRFVLDKDEIAEINARVTAFNEIIKTVASNKKLALADAQAYLNRVKSPGIIYNGVGVNASFITGNAFSLDGIHLTPMGNALIANLFIDAINTKYDSSIPKVDATQYRGVKFP; from the coding sequence ATGAAAAGAGCATTTAATCATACATCGCTTTATATAGGTCTTGCAGCACTGGCTTTAGCCGCCTCCTGTAAACCAGAGATAGATAGCTTCGAAGCGCAGGCAGGAGAGGCAAACTTTACAAAATACATCGCCGTTGGAAATTCACTGACCGCTGGATTTGCAGATGGTGGACTCTACTTGGAAGGACAAGACGTCGCCTACCCCAACTTGATTGCCGAACAGCTGAAGCAAGTTGGAGGTGGCGAATTCCGCAGTCCTTTATTTTCCGAAGACCAACGCAATGGGTCTGGCTATTTGCAATTGGCAGCCTTGGTGGACGGGCAACCGCAGATGACCAATGTCACCAGTAACCTCGCCTATCGAAGTTCGAACAGATTGACGAAATTTACAGGAGAGATCGAAAATTTGGGCGTTCCCGGCATGCGTCTTGATCTGGCTTTTGCTCCGCAATTCGGTGCCCTGAATATGTACTTTGAACGCCTACTTACCGATGCCGAAGTTAACCAAAGAACCTACTTTGACTTTGCCGGCGGCAGAAACCATACGTTTTTCAGCTTCTGGCTGGGCAACAATGATGTTTTGGGCTATGCGATGAACGGCGCCGTGCAAAACCCGCAAGATCCTACCACGACACTTACCAGCGTCAACACATTCAATACTAGATACACAGCTTTCATTGATAAGCTAACGGAAAATCAGCAGAAAGGTGTGGTAGCGACTATTCCAACGGTCACCAGCATCCCTTACTTCAACACCGTTACTACAGCGCGACTAGAGGCTGGGGTATCCGCAAGCACGGGCGGTCAGTTTACTAAAATCTATATACAAACGGCAACTGGTCCACGAGAAGCAACAAGCGAAGATCTGTTTACACTAACCTTTCCTACAGACACTCTTGGAAAAACAAGCAACGGTATCCCAGGCTACGGCCTAATCCAGCTGAACCCTTTGGCTGATCGATTCGTTTTAGATAAAGATGAGATCGCCGAGATCAATGCACGGGTAACGGCTTTTAATGAAATTATCAAAACCGTTGCAAGTAACAAAAAACTGGCTTTAGCCGATGCGCAAGCTTATTTAAATCGTGTAAAAAGCCCAGGCATCATCTATAACGGTGTCGGTGTTAATGCTTCATTTATCACCGGAAACGCGTTCTCCTTGGATGGCATACATCTAACCCCAATGGGCAATGCACTTATCGCCAATCTATTTATTGACGCTATCAATACCAAATACGACAGTAGCATCCCGAAAGTGGATGCAACGCAGTATCGCGGTGTTAAATTCCCGTAG
- a CDS encoding OsmC family protein, with protein sequence MKIHLNRKNEAVHFEASSELSTVKVNIDGSESIGGEGKGVRPMELVLMALGSCSVFDLSSILKKQRQEITDIQVEVEGKRREEIPNTFTHIHITFTLIGKIDEEKAQKAAELAVKKYCSVHDMLAAGGVDITYSINFG encoded by the coding sequence ATGAAAATACACTTAAATCGCAAAAACGAAGCGGTACATTTTGAAGCATCGAGTGAGCTTTCCACCGTGAAAGTAAATATCGACGGATCGGAAAGTATTGGTGGAGAAGGTAAGGGCGTGCGCCCGATGGAACTGGTGCTTATGGCTCTAGGCTCCTGCAGCGTATTCGACCTGAGCAGCATTCTTAAAAAACAACGGCAGGAAATTACGGACATACAAGTAGAGGTGGAAGGAAAACGTCGCGAAGAAATACCAAATACCTTCACCCACATACACATTACATTCACTCTAATCGGAAAAATCGACGAAGAAAAGGCTCAAAAAGCAGCCGAATTAGCCGTCAAAAAATATTGCTCGGTGCATGATATGTTGGCAGCTGGCGGCGTAGACATCACCTACAGCATTAACTTCGGTTAA
- a CDS encoding DUF2157 domain-containing protein: MKKLDLTKQEKEVVEHALTYWKDHAMLDDHKVDELKASIDEKGFEWKILARYAFWVALVSLVFSVLSLFADDALVRFVEQFYETPNIVFCLFFAGLAILFYMLGFRNKKKYPEKAFSNETMMLAGSFSTAACIGFLGQVLDRSTSQYTLLFLLSIVIYAVLSVKLNSKLIWVFTLVALGIWFATETASHSNWGFKFWGMNYPLRFTLFGLLLTAFSIWGQPQVKMLQPFQSTSYVVGLLYSMIALWCLSIFGNYSSFDAWTQVRQYHILYWGVLAVALSLGLALYGMKVKDTVSRDIGFVFFILNLYTRFVEYLWDNINRTIFFLLLAVSFWFVGRWAEKIWSKDQVNRS, from the coding sequence TTGAAAAAACTAGACCTAACAAAGCAAGAAAAAGAGGTGGTGGAGCACGCGTTGACCTATTGGAAGGATCATGCTATGTTGGACGATCATAAGGTGGACGAGCTCAAAGCGAGCATCGACGAGAAAGGATTTGAATGGAAAATTCTTGCGCGCTATGCCTTTTGGGTTGCTTTGGTGTCCCTTGTTTTTTCGGTACTTTCTTTGTTTGCCGATGATGCGCTGGTTCGCTTCGTGGAACAGTTTTATGAAACGCCAAATATTGTTTTCTGTTTGTTCTTTGCCGGATTAGCAATCCTTTTTTATATGCTTGGCTTCCGCAATAAAAAGAAATATCCGGAAAAGGCATTTTCCAATGAGACGATGATGTTGGCAGGATCCTTTTCTACGGCAGCTTGTATTGGTTTTTTGGGACAAGTACTTGATCGCAGCACCAGCCAGTATACGTTGTTATTTCTACTCTCCATTGTCATTTATGCCGTTTTATCAGTCAAGCTAAATTCTAAACTTATTTGGGTTTTTACGCTGGTGGCGCTCGGCATTTGGTTTGCCACGGAGACCGCCTCTCATAGTAACTGGGGGTTTAAATTTTGGGGAATGAATTACCCATTGCGGTTCACGCTGTTCGGCTTGTTGTTGACAGCCTTTTCCATCTGGGGGCAACCGCAGGTGAAAATGTTACAACCGTTTCAATCGACCAGCTATGTCGTGGGGCTGTTGTACAGTATGATTGCCCTTTGGTGCTTGTCTATTTTTGGAAACTACAGTAGCTTCGACGCTTGGACACAGGTACGGCAATATCACATCCTGTATTGGGGGGTATTGGCTGTGGCGCTGTCGCTGGGTTTGGCGCTATATGGTATGAAAGTGAAAGATACCGTATCGCGTGACATAGGTTTCGTTTTCTTTATTTTAAACCTATACACGCGATTTGTAGAATATCTTTGGGATAACATCAACCGGACGATCTTTTTCCTTTTGCTGGCCGTATCCTTTTGGTTTGTGGGCCGATGGGCCGAAAAGATCTGGAGTAAAGATCAGGTTAACCGAAGTTAA
- the uvrA gene encoding excinuclease ABC subunit UvrA, with the protein MSSSKQNKHIDLGEQNEIEVFGARAHNLKNIDVSFPRNELVVITGLSGSGKSSLAFDTIYAEGQRRYMETFSAYSRQFLGGMERPDVDKIAGLSPVISIEQKTTNKNPRSTVGTITEIYDFLRLLYARASEAYSYATGKLMQRMSEEQIVEKIMDEFKDEPIYILAPVVKGRKGHYRELFEQIRKQGYTKVRVDGEILDIAPKMQVDRYKIHDIETVVDRLYASEGDRKRLYTSVMQAMKTAKGIIKIANKEGREHFFSRYLMDAESGISYDEPQPNTFSFNSPYGACAKCDGLGYIFEIDKDIVVPDKKLSIQKGAILPLGPARESWTFQVIKAVAKKMDFSLSTAIEKLSDEQLDILLFGGEEPMSLTVSYGSYGSREYNVQFAGIFKMLEEINGKSSDDAPALDDFRTRVTCPSCKGARLKEESLHFKIDNKNISELSAMDINSLQEWFDGIEGRLNDRQNTIASEILKEIRARIGFLLDVGLSYLTLDRSSKTLSGGEAQRIRLATQIGSQLVNVLYILDEPSIGLHQRDNERLINSLKNLRDIGNSVLVVEHDKDMILHADYVIDMGPEAGVHGGQVVAQGTPKEIMKADSLTASYLNGQKEVAIPKERRAGSGQTLSLKGASGNNLRNVSVDFPLGKLILVTGVSGSGKSSLITGTLYPILNKHFFRAKTTPMPYKSIEGLEHIDKVIEIDQSPIGRTPRSNPSTYTGVFSDIRTLYVQLPEAKIRGYKPGRFSFNVKGGRCETCQGAGLKIIEMNFLPDVQVPCETCQGKRYNRETLEVRYRGKSISDVLDMSIDEAVDFFENIPSIYRKIKTLQDVGLGYITLGQSSTTLSGGEAQRVKLATELSKKDTGNTFYILDEPTTGLHFEDVNVLLGVINRLVDRGNTVLIIEHNLDVVKTADWVIDMGPEGGRNGGQLMFAGLPEDLIKQKKNETARFLKLEMA; encoded by the coding sequence ATGAGTTCCTCCAAGCAGAACAAGCATATAGATCTAGGCGAACAGAACGAAATTGAAGTATTTGGCGCGCGAGCGCACAACCTCAAAAACATCGATGTAAGCTTCCCCCGCAATGAATTGGTCGTTATTACAGGATTAAGCGGCAGTGGAAAATCATCCTTGGCTTTCGACACCATCTATGCCGAAGGACAACGTCGGTATATGGAAACCTTTTCGGCCTACAGCCGTCAATTCTTGGGAGGAATGGAGCGCCCCGATGTGGATAAGATTGCAGGCCTAAGCCCTGTGATATCCATCGAACAGAAAACCACCAACAAGAATCCGCGCTCTACAGTTGGGACGATCACCGAGATCTACGATTTCTTACGCTTACTCTACGCGCGAGCAAGCGAAGCCTACTCCTACGCTACCGGAAAGCTTATGCAACGAATGTCCGAAGAGCAAATTGTGGAGAAGATTATGGACGAGTTTAAAGACGAGCCCATATATATTTTAGCTCCCGTGGTAAAGGGACGTAAAGGACATTACCGCGAGCTTTTTGAACAGATTCGTAAGCAAGGCTACACTAAAGTTCGCGTTGATGGGGAGATCTTGGACATCGCTCCCAAGATGCAAGTCGACCGCTATAAGATACATGATATTGAAACCGTGGTAGATCGGCTCTATGCTTCTGAAGGCGACCGCAAACGGCTCTACACTTCCGTGATGCAAGCCATGAAAACGGCCAAGGGTATCATTAAGATTGCAAACAAAGAGGGACGCGAGCACTTCTTCAGCCGCTACCTGATGGATGCGGAATCGGGTATTTCCTACGATGAGCCACAACCCAATACATTTTCCTTCAACTCGCCTTATGGTGCCTGTGCAAAATGTGACGGCTTAGGTTACATCTTCGAAATCGATAAGGACATTGTCGTGCCCGATAAAAAACTCAGTATACAAAAGGGTGCTATCTTGCCTTTGGGGCCTGCTCGTGAATCATGGACCTTTCAGGTGATTAAAGCCGTGGCAAAGAAAATGGACTTCAGTCTCAGCACAGCGATAGAGAAATTGAGTGATGAACAGCTCGATATATTACTATTTGGCGGTGAAGAACCGATGAGCCTAACCGTTTCTTACGGCAGCTATGGCTCCCGCGAATACAATGTGCAGTTCGCTGGCATCTTTAAGATGCTGGAGGAGATCAATGGCAAAAGCAGCGACGATGCACCTGCTTTGGACGATTTCCGCACACGGGTAACCTGCCCATCCTGCAAAGGCGCACGTTTAAAGGAGGAATCTCTGCATTTCAAGATCGACAACAAAAACATTTCCGAACTATCGGCAATGGACATCAACAGCTTGCAAGAGTGGTTCGACGGCATTGAAGGACGCCTTAACGACCGTCAAAACACCATTGCCTCGGAAATACTAAAAGAGATCCGCGCGCGGATCGGTTTTCTACTGGATGTTGGATTGAGCTACCTTACCCTCGATCGTTCTTCAAAAACTCTCTCGGGAGGTGAAGCGCAACGCATACGTTTGGCCACGCAGATTGGTTCGCAATTGGTCAACGTGCTCTATATATTGGATGAGCCCAGCATTGGGCTACACCAACGCGACAACGAACGACTGATCAACTCGCTTAAAAACTTGCGCGATATCGGCAACTCCGTTTTGGTGGTAGAGCATGATAAGGATATGATTCTGCATGCGGATTATGTTATCGACATGGGGCCGGAAGCCGGGGTGCACGGCGGACAAGTGGTAGCACAGGGCACACCAAAAGAAATAATGAAGGCGGACTCCCTCACAGCCAGCTACCTCAACGGTCAAAAAGAGGTAGCAATTCCTAAAGAACGTCGCGCCGGAAGCGGACAAACACTTTCATTAAAAGGAGCTTCAGGAAACAACCTGCGGAACGTCAGCGTCGATTTTCCTTTAGGAAAACTGATTCTCGTAACAGGCGTCTCCGGATCGGGCAAATCTAGCCTTATCACCGGAACATTATATCCCATACTCAACAAACACTTCTTCCGAGCGAAGACAACGCCGATGCCGTACAAATCTATTGAAGGTTTGGAGCATATCGATAAGGTCATCGAGATCGATCAGAGTCCGATCGGACGCACGCCACGATCAAACCCGTCCACCTATACCGGCGTGTTTTCGGACATCCGCACCTTATATGTACAACTACCTGAAGCAAAAATCCGAGGCTACAAACCGGGGCGCTTCTCCTTCAACGTTAAAGGCGGACGTTGTGAAACCTGCCAAGGCGCCGGCTTGAAGATCATCGAAATGAACTTCTTGCCCGATGTGCAAGTACCTTGCGAAACCTGTCAAGGAAAACGTTATAACCGAGAAACACTGGAGGTGCGCTACCGCGGAAAATCCATCTCCGACGTATTGGATATGAGTATCGATGAGGCTGTGGATTTCTTTGAGAACATCCCATCCATCTACCGGAAGATAAAAACCTTGCAAGATGTGGGCTTAGGCTATATCACCCTCGGACAATCTTCCACTACACTTTCTGGAGGCGAGGCACAACGGGTGAAATTGGCAACCGAGCTATCTAAAAAAGACACCGGAAACACTTTTTATATTCTCGATGAACCGACTACTGGACTCCATTTTGAAGACGTCAATGTGCTGCTTGGTGTGATCAATAGATTGGTCGATAGAGGCAATACCGTATTGATAATCGAACATAATCTGGATGTCGTCAAAACCGCAGATTGGGTGATCGATATGGGCCCTGAAGGTGGTAGAAATGGCGGGCAACTCATGTTTGCAGGCCTGCCGGAGGATTTGATCAAACAGAAGAAAAACGAAACCGCACGATTTTTAAAACTGGAGATGGCTTAA